A single genomic interval of Daucus carota subsp. sativus chromosome 1, DH1 v3.0, whole genome shotgun sequence harbors:
- the LOC108199909 gene encoding ABC transporter G family member STR: MGAGEDLNKMAKFVRTNNKSLESLLDMDKSAQVKKNMVRQNSRKIVPGQGLEFSNLSYSVVKKLKKDGVWINKETYLLNDISGQALRGEVMAIMGPSGAGKSTFLDALAGRIHQGSLEGSVRIDSKPVSTSYMKMISSYVMQDDQLFAMLTVYETFMFAAEVRLPPSISRSEKKKRVYELLDQLGLTSSAHTYIGDEGRRGVSGGERRRVSIGIDIIHKPSLLFLDEPTSGLDSTSAFSVVEKVKDIARSGSIVLMTIHQPSFRIQMLLDRITVLARGRLIYMGNPSALPAHLSGFGRPVPESENSLEYLLDVIKEYDESTVGLDPLVLYQCDGIKPDQAARTPVQRMPRTPKTPRQKTPGPKHISLRSHQFTVGNATPRAESGRSFDYNDDDNDEDFDNSLERSKTVNTPMHMQTSGVYNPRLASQFYKDFSVWVYHGVKGTPRRQPSWTPARTPGRTPGKTPVSSSRSHLSSRYSTPQQNRPQSKTPVVFSPSAAEPYSASYDQFDTQILDEPANHGPKFANPWFREIAVLSWRTALNVVRTPELFLSREIVLAVMGLVLASLFKDLHHRDFQTINRLLNFYIFSVCLVFFSSNDAVPTFIQERFIFIRETSHNAYRASSYVISSLIVYLPFFAIQAFTFAAITLFILDLQSNLLRFWIILYSSLITTNAYVMLVSALVPSYITGYAVVIATTALFFLTCGFFLKVTQIPMVWKWLHYISAITYPFEALLINEFKNDKCYNGDPADLSPGPLGEVNISKAHSVYGVFQNCTLIGEDVLFSMGITKENIWYDIGILLAWGVLYRLLFYVVLRFYSKNVRK, encoded by the exons ATGGGAGCAGGAGAAGACCTTAACAAGATGGCGAAGTTTGTTCGGACGAACAACAAGAGCCTGGAGAGTCTGCTAGACATGGACAAATCAGCACAGGTGAAGAAAAATATGGTCAGACAAAACAGCAGAAAGATAGTACCTGGTCAAGGCCTTGAGTTCAGCAACTTATCTTACAGTGTAGTGAAGAAGCTGAAGAAGGATGGTGTGTGGATCAACAAAGAAACATACCTTCTCAATGACATCTCTGGACAGGCCTTGAGAGGGGAAGTTATGGCCATCATGGGCCCGAGTGGAGCGGGGAAATCTACCTTTCTTGATGCTTTGGCCGGGAGGATTCATCAAGGGAGTCTTGAAGGATCTGTCAGAATTGATAGCAAGCCA GTCTCAACAAGCTACATGAAGATGATTTCATCTTACGTTATGCAAGACGACCAGCTCTTTGCGATGCTGACAGTCTATGAGACCTTCATGTTTGCAGCTGAGGTCAGGCTTCCGCCTTCTATTTCCAGGTCTGAGAAGAAGAAAAGAGTCTATGAGCTTCTTGACCAACTTGGTTTAACG AGTTCAGCACATACTTACATTGGTGATGAAGGAAGGAGAGGAGTGTCAGGTGGTGAGAGGCGCAGGGTGTCTATTGGAATCGACATAATCCACAAACCATCTTTGTTGTTCCTCGATGAACCAACTTCTGGCCTTGATTCTACAAGTGCTTTCAGTGTTGTAGAGAAAGTGAAGGACATTGCTAGAAGTGGTAGTATCGTCCTCATGACTATCCACCAGCCTTCTTTCAGGATTCAAATGCTCCTGGACCGTATCACTGTCCTAGCCAG GGGAAGGCTTATATATATGGGAAACCCGTCTGCGCTTCCTGCTCACCTCTCAGGATTCGGAAGGCCAGTTCCTGAAAGTGAGAATAGCTTAGAGTACCTACTTGATGTGATCAAAGAATACGATGAATCAACTGTGGGGCTTGATCCTCTTGTTTTATACCAATGTGATGGCATAAAGCCTGATCAAGCAGCTAGAACTCCTGTTCAGAGAATGCCAAGAACACCCAAAACACCACGACAGAAGACCCCGGGGCCTAAACACATCAGCCTCCGTAGCCATCAATTCACTGTTGGAAACGCGACCCCCAGAGCAGAATCAGGCAGATCATTTGACTATAATGATGACGACAACGATGAAGACTTTGACAACTCCCTGGAACGCAGCAAAACTGTAAACACACCAATGCACATGCAAACCAGCGGGGTCTACAATCCACGATTAGCCTCTCAATTCTACAAAGACTTCTCGGTTTGGGTTTACCATGGAGTGAAGGGAACACCCCGTCGACAACCATCATGGACCCCGGCAAGAACTCCAGGAAGAACACCTGGAAAGACACCTGTTTCAAGTTCAAGAAGTCATCTGTCCAGCAGATACTCAACCCCTCAACAAAACCGCCCCCAATCCAAAACCCCAGTAGTTTTCAGCCCATCAGCAGCAGAGCCTTACTCTGCTTCTTATGACCAGTTTGACacccaaattcttgatgaaccTGCCAACCACGGGCCTAAGTTTGCAAACCCCTGGTTCCGTGAAATCGCAGTCCTCTCCTGGCGCACAGCCCTCAACGTGGTCCGAACCCCTGAACTATTCCTCTCACGAGAGATTGTTCTTGCTGTCATGGGCCTCGTTCTCGCCTCCCTATTCAAAGACTTGCATCACCGTGACTTCCAAACCATCAATCGCCTCCTCAACTTCTACATCTTTTCAGTTTGCCTCGTGTTCTTCTCCTCCAATGATGCAGTCCCTACTTTCATCCAAGAAAGATTTATTTTCATCCGAGAAACTTCTCACAACGCCTACCGGGCTTCTTCCTATGTCATCTCTTCGCTCATAGTTTACCTCCCATTTTTCGCTATCCAGGCCTTCACATTTGCAGCAATCACCCTCTTCATACTTGATCTCCAAAGCAATCTTCTCAGATTCTGGATCATCCTTTACTCCTCGCTGATCACCACCAACGCGTATGTGATGCTTGTCAGCGCCCTTGTTCCAAGTTACATAACCGGCTATGCAGTTGTCATTGCCACCACTGCTCTTTTCTTCCTGACTTGTGGATTTTTCTTAAAGGTGACTCAGATTCCCATGGTCTGGAAATGGCTACATTACATATCTGCCATCACATATCCATTCGAGGCCTTACTGATCAACGAATTCAAAAACGACAAATGCTACAATGGTGACCCTGCAGATCTCTCACCTGGTCCTTTAGGAGAAGTGAACATCAGCAAAGCACACAGCGTCTACGGGGTATTTCAGAACTGCACATTGATAGGAGAAGATGTTCTCTTCTCCATGGGGATTACGAAAGAGAACATCTGGTATGACATTGGCATTTTGCTGGCCTGGGGTGTACTTTATCGCCTCCTTTTCTATGTTGTTCTCAGATTCTACTCTAAGAACGTTAGAAAGTGA
- the LOC108209289 gene encoding surfeit locus protein 1 → MSRWLSSGTNNSSSLIARHLRRNLSTTAAPPLSSLSNPQEKEKGTGWTRFLLFVPGAITFGLGTWQIFRRNDKINMLEYRQSKLGSEPIKCNAITCSKENLDALEFRRLVCEGVFDEEKSIYVGPRSRSISGVTENGYYVITPLMPIPNNPRSAQAPILVNRGWVPRSWKDKSSKHSVDDGQPIAIEPTSTDNRSSRWWFQSNKPDVQVPDVIPTEVVGVVRGSEKPSVFVPANDPSSCQWFYVDVPAISSACGLPENTVYIEDTNDNVNPSNPYPLPKDPNTLIRSSVMPQDHLNYTITWYSLSAAVTFMAFKRLLPKKSRVR, encoded by the exons ATGTCGCGGTGGTTGTCTAGTGGCACTAACAATTCATCCTCGCTAATAGCTCGTCATCTCCGTCGCAATCTCTCCACTACTGCCGCTCCTCCCCTTTCCTCTCTCTCTAATCCccaag AGAAAGAGAAAGGAACAGGATGGACACGATTCTTACTTTTTGTTCCCGGAGCTATTACTTTCGGCCTCGGCACTTGGCAGATCTTTAGACGAAATGACAAG ATAAATATGTTGGAGTACAGACAAAGTAAATTGGGAAGTGAACCTATAAAATGCAACGCCATTACTTGTTCAAAGGAAAATTTGGATGCTTTAGAATTCAGGAGACTGGTATGTGAAGGAGTTTTTGATGAGGAAAAGTCTATCTATGTGGGACCGCGTTCTAGAAGCATTTCGGGGGTGACTGAAAATGGCTACTATGTCATTACCCCACTTATGCCTATCCCGAACAACCCTAGAAG TGCCCAGGCGCCAATTCTAGTTAACAGAGGCTGGGTTCCACGCAGTTGGAAAGACAAGTCTTCTAAACATTCTGTAGATGATGGACAACCTATAGCTATAGAACCTACTAGTACAGATAACAGAAGTTCACGGTGGTGGTTCCAGTCGAATAAGCCTGATGTTCAG GTTCCTGATGTCATCCCAACAGAAGTTGTTGGCGTAGTACGTGGAAGTGAGAAGCCTAGTGTTTTTGTTCCAGCTAATGATCCAAGTTCCTGCCAGTGGTTCTATGTAGACGTACCTGCAATTTCTAGTGCTTGTGGACTCCCAGAGAATACTGTATACATCGAAGACACAAATGATAATGTTAATCCAAGTAATCCATACCCTCTCCCGAAGGATCCGAACACACTGATCCGAAGTTCAGTAATGCCACAGGACCATCTCAATTATACAATTACCTG GTATTCTCTATCTGCAGCTGTAACGTTTATGGCCTTTAAGAGACTATTACCAAAAAAGAGCAGGGTACGGTAG